Proteins from a single region of Anaerolineae bacterium:
- a CDS encoding 2Fe-2S iron-sulfur cluster binding domain-containing protein — protein MRTLNLRILRGGPGRPATYQTYQVSVDEHLNILDAVQKVWATQDPTLLFRHACHHASCGLCGVRVNGRERLMCLTPIAEFPEGATVTLEPLRT, from the coding sequence GTGCGGACGCTCAACCTGCGCATTTTACGCGGCGGTCCCGGCCGGCCGGCGACCTATCAGACGTATCAGGTCTCCGTGGATGAGCATCTGAATATCCTGGATGCCGTGCAGAAGGTCTGGGCGACCCAGGACCCGACCCTGCTGTTCCGGCACGCCTGCCATCACGCCTCCTGCGGGCTGTGCGGCGTGCGCGTCAACGGACGTGAGCGGCTGATGTGCCTGACCCCCATCGCCGAGTTTCCGGAAGGTGCCACGGTGACGCTGGAGCCCCTGCGGACCTT